In one Deinococcus misasensis DSM 22328 genomic region, the following are encoded:
- a CDS encoding DMT family transporter, which translates to MLFVLLWSTGFIGAKYGLPYAEPFTFLSLRLVMATVLLLILNAFIKEGKAMKKADYGHAAVVGFLLHGAYLSGVFYAIHLGMPAGMAAVIVGLQPILSTLIARYTLREQGSVLQWVGLLLGFAGVVMVVSQKIHGNVPALAYVSALIALVGTTAGTLYQKRFGSGMPLVTGTAVQYAATSLVLIPLALTFESHQVQFTGEFWFALIWLVLVLSLGAIGLLLYLIQRTSTAQVTSLFYLVPPVTALEAFLLFHENLNALALLGMVVVAVGVSLVLKPASRPAPVKAVQPEV; encoded by the coding sequence ATGTTGTTTGTCCTGTTGTGGAGCACCGGATTCATTGGTGCAAAATACGGGTTGCCTTATGCAGAACCCTTCACCTTTTTGTCCCTGCGCCTGGTGATGGCCACGGTTTTGCTCCTCATTCTCAATGCCTTCATCAAGGAAGGCAAAGCCATGAAGAAAGCCGATTACGGCCACGCTGCGGTGGTGGGTTTCTTGCTCCACGGGGCTTACCTGAGTGGGGTGTTTTATGCCATTCACCTCGGGATGCCTGCTGGCATGGCTGCGGTGATTGTGGGATTGCAGCCCATCCTGAGCACCCTGATTGCCCGCTACACCCTGAGAGAGCAGGGCAGTGTGCTGCAATGGGTGGGGTTGCTGCTGGGCTTTGCAGGCGTGGTGATGGTGGTCAGCCAGAAAATCCATGGCAATGTCCCTGCTCTTGCTTATGTGTCTGCTTTGATCGCTCTGGTCGGCACCACGGCTGGAACCCTGTATCAGAAGCGCTTTGGTTCAGGGATGCCTCTGGTGACCGGAACTGCTGTGCAATATGCCGCCACCAGTCTGGTCCTGATTCCCCTCGCCCTGACTTTTGAAAGCCATCAGGTTCAATTCACCGGAGAATTCTGGTTTGCCCTGATCTGGTTGGTGCTGGTGCTGTCTCTGGGGGCCATTGGCCTCCTGCTGTACCTGATCCAGAGGACCAGCACCGCACAGGTGACCAGTTTGTTTTATCTGGTCCCTCCGGTCACTGCCCTTGAAGCCTTCTTGCTGTTTCATGAAAACCTGAACGCTCTGGCACTGCTTGGCATGGTGGTGGTCGCTGTGGGGGTGTCTCTGGTTTTGAAGCCTGCATCCAGACCGGCCCCTGTGAAAGCCGTGCAACCAGAGGTTTAA
- a CDS encoding dynamin family protein, which translates to MLVTSAIQEILQAERALLTDLHAFLESSGAPPEVTQHARASLLQLDEVFLLVVVGEFNAGKSSFLNALLNTTSLPEGVTPTTDRIYVLLNGEDGELEPTPDPFVVKKRLPLEDLNSIALVDTPGTNAVIRRHQTITEGFLPRADLVLFITSADHPFTESERQFLELTRRWGRNVMLIINKADLLETAQDREQVLNFVREHATHTLGVTPQIFMLSARNQKRTGEDDGFMRFKRTLVDRLSEKERVRLKLMTPLGVARELVRLHTDHLERSRVVLQNDLQTFEHLEMQARVHGHEVKDELAHQLALLEEPLNAFQERAENFINRYYRISRTLDLMKPDRLEENFRKEAIANLERDLEKVLSHSVDRLMESNLRFWEDVQHQLTSRSRENIPRSRFQMDRSAVLEALRNKTEEHTKELLEPSATQEFSGNAQSSVMQAGLISVGGIGLGAAVIALIGGAAADVTGILASLTGVFLGAYWIPIRRKAALNQVKNQVQDAKILLRETLSREVNLEQERLDGRLRDALSPYTRFVKAEQDRMNTENRKLTEFIARIEDLEGRVQS; encoded by the coding sequence GAATTCAATGCAGGGAAAAGTTCTTTCCTGAATGCCTTACTCAACACCACTTCATTGCCAGAGGGGGTCACGCCCACCACGGACCGGATTTATGTGCTTTTGAATGGGGAAGATGGGGAACTTGAACCCACCCCTGACCCTTTTGTGGTGAAGAAGCGCTTGCCTCTGGAGGACCTGAACAGCATCGCTCTGGTGGATACCCCCGGAACCAATGCGGTGATCCGTCGGCACCAGACCATCACCGAGGGGTTTTTGCCCAGAGCGGATCTGGTGCTGTTCATCACCAGTGCAGACCATCCGTTCACCGAATCTGAACGGCAATTTCTGGAACTGACCCGCCGTTGGGGCCGCAATGTGATGCTGATCATCAACAAGGCGGATTTGCTGGAAACCGCTCAGGACCGCGAGCAGGTGCTGAATTTTGTGCGTGAGCACGCCACCCACACCCTCGGGGTGACCCCACAGATTTTCATGCTGAGTGCCCGCAACCAGAAACGCACAGGTGAAGACGATGGATTCATGCGTTTCAAACGCACGCTGGTGGATCGCCTGAGCGAAAAAGAACGGGTGCGCCTGAAACTGATGACCCCTCTGGGGGTGGCCAGAGAACTGGTCCGCCTCCACACCGACCATCTGGAGCGCAGCAGGGTGGTGCTGCAAAACGACCTGCAAACCTTTGAGCATCTGGAAATGCAGGCCCGGGTCCACGGCCATGAGGTCAAAGACGAGTTGGCCCACCAGTTGGCTTTGCTGGAAGAACCCTTAAATGCCTTTCAGGAGCGCGCCGAGAATTTCATCAACCGCTATTACCGCATCAGCCGGACACTGGACCTCATGAAGCCGGACCGTCTGGAAGAGAATTTCCGCAAAGAAGCCATTGCCAATCTGGAACGGGATCTGGAAAAAGTGCTCTCGCACAGTGTGGACCGCCTGATGGAAAGCAACTTGCGCTTCTGGGAGGATGTGCAGCACCAGCTGACCAGCCGTTCCAGAGAGAACATCCCCAGAAGCCGTTTCCAGATGGACCGCAGTGCAGTGCTGGAAGCCCTCCGCAACAAAACCGAGGAGCACACCAAAGAGCTTCTGGAACCTTCTGCCACACAGGAATTCAGTGGAAATGCCCAGAGCAGTGTCATGCAAGCGGGCCTGATCAGCGTGGGTGGAATTGGCCTCGGGGCTGCGGTGATCGCCCTGATCGGGGGTGCCGCCGCAGATGTGACAGGCATTCTGGCCAGCCTGACCGGGGTGTTTCTCGGGGCGTATTGGATTCCCATTCGCAGGAAAGCAGCCTTGAATCAGGTGAAAAATCAGGTGCAGGATGCCAAAATCCTGCTGCGTGAAACTTTAAGCCGTGAAGTGAATCTGGAGCAGGAACGTCTGGATGGTCGCCTCAGGGATGCCCTATCGCCTTACACCCGTTTTGTGAAGGCCGAGCAGGACCGCATGAACACCGAGAACCGCAAACTGACCGAATTCATTGCCCGCATCGAGGACCTTGAAGGCCGTGTGCAGTCTTGA
- the ftsY gene encoding signal recognition particle-docking protein FtsY: MSWFQRLKEGLSKTRQQLNQSVGVLGTDLKDIFTNRLETLEDLEYALIAADVGRAATEEILEDIKNSGQTNLQEALMQALILQLEPDARRAQYRKIGFTPDAKRTTVLPQGKVIMMIGVNGVGKTTTIAKLGQYYQGLGRTVMFAAGDTFRAAAGAQLGVWGDRLGIDVVQGPDGGDPAAVAFDAASARKARGVDLLMVDTAGRLHTKHNLMEELKKVKRVIQKADENEPAEVWLVLDAVTGQNGLNQAKKFHEAIGLTGVVVTKLDGTAKGGIVVPIVRELGVPIKFIGVGEKAEDLQPFDAQEFVRALFGLDD, translated from the coding sequence ATGAGTTGGTTTCAAAGGCTTAAAGAGGGTCTGAGCAAGACCCGTCAACAATTGAACCAGTCGGTGGGGGTTCTGGGAACAGACCTCAAAGACATCTTCACCAACCGTCTGGAAACCCTGGAAGACCTGGAATACGCCCTCATTGCCGCAGATGTGGGCCGTGCAGCCACCGAAGAAATTCTGGAGGACATCAAAAACAGCGGTCAGACCAACCTGCAAGAGGCCCTGATGCAGGCCCTGATCCTGCAACTCGAACCTGATGCAAGAAGGGCACAGTACCGCAAAATCGGCTTCACACCCGATGCCAAGCGCACCACGGTTTTGCCTCAGGGCAAAGTGATCATGATGATCGGCGTCAACGGGGTGGGCAAAACCACCACCATCGCCAAACTCGGGCAGTACTATCAAGGGCTCGGGCGCACCGTGATGTTCGCTGCTGGAGACACTTTCCGTGCTGCCGCAGGGGCACAACTCGGGGTGTGGGGAGACCGTCTGGGCATCGATGTGGTGCAGGGACCGGACGGGGGCGACCCTGCTGCCGTGGCTTTTGATGCAGCCAGCGCACGCAAAGCCCGAGGGGTGGACCTCCTGATGGTGGACACCGCTGGACGCCTCCACACCAAGCACAACCTGATGGAAGAATTGAAGAAGGTCAAACGGGTCATCCAGAAAGCAGACGAAAACGAACCTGCCGAAGTGTGGCTGGTGCTGGACGCCGTGACCGGACAGAACGGACTCAATCAGGCCAAGAAGTTCCACGAAGCCATCGGCCTGACCGGTGTGGTGGTCACCAAACTGGACGGAACCGCCAAAGGGGGCATCGTGGTGCCCATCGTGCGTGAACTCGGGGTGCCCATCAAGTTCATCGGGGTCGGCGAAAAGGCCGAAGACCTGCAACCCTTTGATGCTCAGGAATTCGTGCGGGCCCTGTTCGGCCTGGACGATTGA